A part of bacterium genomic DNA contains:
- the purF gene encoding amidophosphoribosyltransferase, whose translation MRAMDKLKEECGIFGIFGHPEAAKMTYLGLFALQHRGQESAGITVSNGHRLNSHKQMGLVADIFDDQILNNLYGEMAIGHVRYSTAGGSRVENAQPLMVTCARGDLAIAHNGNLVNGEAIRKELEAEGAIFQTTCDSEDFLHLLARSKNEILEEAIIEILKKVKGAYSLLFLTPNKLIGLRDPYGFRPLCLGRADFSYILASESCALDLVGGVFIREVEPGEMVIIDENGFRSMKISADTDRRALCIFETIYLARPDSNLFGENMYQVRIEMGRQLAREHPAEADLVIPIPDAGIQAAMGYARESGIPYHWGLVRNRYVGRTFISPTQAIRDRGVQIKLNPIDDILVGNRIVVVDDSIVRGTTCRKIMKMLRNAGASEVHLRVCSPPIQFPCFYGIDTPVRKELLAATHSVEEIRKYMRVDSLGYLSIIGLLDSMSKPGSEFCTACFDGNYPIDWDGREDVDKKHSNRSGMHELARINNTGQKAEV comes from the coding sequence ATGAGAGCGATGGACAAACTAAAAGAAGAATGCGGGATATTTGGTATCTTTGGTCATCCTGAGGCGGCTAAGATGACCTATCTGGGCCTCTTTGCCCTCCAACACCGGGGACAGGAAAGCGCCGGAATCACTGTCTCGAATGGACACCGACTCAACTCCCACAAGCAGATGGGCCTGGTAGCCGACATCTTTGATGATCAAATTCTAAATAATCTATACGGAGAAATGGCCATTGGCCACGTTCGCTATTCCACGGCCGGGGGGAGTCGGGTAGAAAATGCGCAGCCCTTAATGGTGACTTGTGCCCGGGGAGATCTAGCTATTGCCCATAATGGGAACCTGGTCAATGGTGAGGCCATTAGAAAAGAGTTGGAAGCAGAGGGGGCGATCTTTCAAACTACTTGCGATTCTGAAGACTTTCTCCATCTCCTGGCCAGGTCTAAAAACGAAATCCTGGAGGAAGCTATTATAGAAATCCTGAAAAAGGTCAAAGGGGCCTATTCCCTCCTCTTTCTTACCCCCAACAAACTAATTGGCCTGAGAGACCCTTATGGTTTTAGGCCCTTGTGTCTTGGCCGGGCTGATTTTTCATATATCCTGGCCTCGGAGAGCTGCGCCCTAGACCTGGTTGGCGGAGTTTTTATCAGGGAAGTAGAACCAGGGGAGATGGTGATCATTGATGAGAACGGCTTCAGGTCTATGAAAATAAGCGCTGACACCGATCGAAGGGCTTTATGTATCTTTGAAACTATCTACCTGGCCCGACCGGATTCAAACCTCTTCGGAGAAAATATGTATCAGGTCCGAATTGAGATGGGGCGCCAATTGGCCAGGGAGCATCCGGCTGAAGCTGATCTGGTTATACCGATCCCTGACGCCGGAATCCAGGCGGCCATGGGTTATGCCAGGGAGTCAGGCATCCCTTACCATTGGGGATTAGTCAGAAACCGGTATGTTGGCCGGACCTTTATCTCACCCACCCAAGCTATTAGAGACCGGGGGGTTCAAATCAAGCTAAACCCCATAGATGATATCCTGGTGGGGAATCGAATCGTGGTCGTGGATGACTCCATCGTCCGGGGGACTACTTGCCGTAAGATTATGAAGATGCTTCGCAATGCCGGCGCCTCAGAGGTCCACTTAAGGGTCTGTTCTCCGCCTATACAATTCCCCTGTTTTTATGGGATCGACACCCCGGTCAGAAAGGAGCTCCTGGCGGCGACCCATAGTGTGGAAGAGATAAGGAAATATATGCGGGTAGACAGCCTGGGCTATCTTAGCATTATTGGCCTGCTCGATTCAATGTCCAAACCTGGCAGTGAGTTTTGCACGGCCTGTTTTGATGGGAATTATCCCATTGATTGGGATGGGAGGGAGGACGTAGATAAGAAACATAGTAACCGTTCAGGTATGCACGAATTAGCACGGATAAATAACACAGGACAGAAGGCGGAAGTGTAG